One genomic segment of Echeneis naucrates chromosome 18, fEcheNa1.1, whole genome shotgun sequence includes these proteins:
- the LOC115058550 gene encoding ATP-binding cassette sub-family G member 2-like → MNGASKLQSAGSAQQGCGATVSFHDIHYKVTEGGNCLCRKKGTTKDILIDLNGIMTPGLNAIMGATGSGKSSFLDVLAARKDPAGLSGEVLINGAPQPPNFKCLSGYVVQDDVVMGTLTVRENFRFSAALRLPSSISQEEKEQKVNRLIQELGLTRVADSKVGTQLIRGISGGERKRTNIGMELIIDPSVLFLDEPTTGLDASTANSVLLLLKRMAKNGRTIILSIHQPRYSIYRLFDSLTLLVSGKQVYHGPAQSALQYFSDIGYTCEPHNNPADFFLDVINGESTAVIYSNLDGGDPDSDSVSMSRRGIEQKLVEEYRNCQYYKQTRADLERIIQGKTTTTTARSRTITYNTGFLTQFRWVLKRTFRNLMLNPQTSVAQVVVTLFLALVVGAIFFDVQDDQSGMQNRFGALFFITVNQCFSSLSSAELFISERKLFIHEYISGYYRLSVYFLSKMLSDIITLRTIPAIVFSCVAYFMIGLKPTVEAFFLFMFTTMLVAYTATSMALAISADQTVVAIANIFMTIACVFMMIFAGLLVNLPSIVSWLSWLKYLSIPRYGLSALQINEFSGLNFCSTVNSSMIPPGLDCTGEDFLTTQGVDYSTWGFWQNHLALGLMTICFLTITYIKLRFIRKFT, encoded by the exons ATGAACGGAGCATCTAAACTCCAG TCTGCAGGTTCGGCCCAGCAGGGCTGCGGTGCCACCGTCAGCTTCCACGACATTCACTACAAGGTGACCGAGGGTGGGAACTGTCTGTGCCGGAAAAAGGGAACCACCAAGGACATCCTGATTGATCTGAA tgggATCATGACTCCGGGGCTGAACGCCATCATGGGAGCGACAGGAAGTGGGAAGTCTTC GTTCCTGGATGTTCTGGCAGCCAGGAAGGACCCGGCCGGTCTGAGCGGAGAAGTCCTGATCAACGGAGCTCCTCAGCCGCCGAACTTCAAGTGTCTGTCTGGATACGTGGTGCAG GACGACGTGGTGATGGGGACGCTGACCGTCAGAGAAAACTTCAGATTCTCGGCGGCGCTGCGTCTCCCGTCCAGCATCTcccaggaggagaaggagcagaaggTGAACAGGCTGATCCAGGAGCTGGGACTGACCCGGGTGGCCGACTCCAAG GTGGGGACGCAGCTGATTCGCGGGATCTCCGGCGgcgagaggaagaggacgaacATCGGCATGGAGCTGATCATCGACCCGTCCGTCCTCTTCCTGGACGAACCCACCACGGGCCTCGACGCCAGCACCGCcaactctgtgctgctgctgctcaagaG GATGGCCAAAAACGGCCGCACCATCATCCTGTCCATCCACCAGCCTCGGTACTCCATCTACCGCCTGTTCGACAGCCTCACCCTGCTGGTCTCCGGCAAACAG GTTTACCACGGGCCGGCACAGAGCGCTCTGCAGTATTTCTCCGATATCG GATACACCTGTGAGCCCCACAACAACCCTGCTGACTTCTTCCTGGACGTCATCAACGGAGAATCGACGGCGGTCATCTACAGCAACCTGGACGGTGGAG ATCCAGACTCAGACTCTGTGTCGATGTCCAGACGGGGGATCGAGCAGAAGCTGGTGGAGGAGTACAGGAACTGTCAGTACTATAAACAGACCAGAGCAGATCTGG AAAGGATCATTCAGGGAAAGACCACCACGACCACGGCTCGCTCCAGAACCATCACCTACAACACCGGCTTCCTGACCCAGTTCAGATGGGTCCTCAAGAGAACCTTCCGCAACCTGATGCTCAACCCCCAGACCTCCGTGGCTCAG GTGGTGGTGACCTTGTTCCTCGCTCTGGTGGTAGGAGCCATTTTCTTTGACGTCCAGGACGATCAGAGCGGCATGCAAAACAG gtttggCGCTCTCTTCTTCATCACAGTGAATCAGTGCTTCAGCTCGCTGTCGTCGGCCGAACTCTTCATCTCTGAGAGAAAACTCTTCAT TCACGAATACATCAGCGGTTACTACAGACTGTCCGTCTACTTCCTGTCTAAGATGCTGTCTGACATCATCACGCTGAGGACCATCCCCGCCATCGTCTTCAGCTGCGTGGCGTACTTCATGATCG GCCTGAAGCCCACCGTCGAggccttcttcctcttcatgttCACCACCATGCTGGTCGCCTACACCGCCACCTCCATGGCTCTGGCCATCTCCGCCGACCAGACAGTGGTGGCCATCGCCAACATCTTCATGACCATCGCCTGCGTCTTCATGATG ATCTTTGCAGGCCTGCTGGTGAACCTTCCCTCCATCGTCAGCTGGCTGTCCTGGCTGAAGTACCTCAGTATTCCCAGATACGGCCTCAGT GCTCTGCAGATTAATGAATTTTCTGGACTGAATTTCTGTTCCACCGTGAACAGCAGCATGATTCCACCTGGACTCGA TTGCACGGGGGAGGATTTTCTGACCACTCAGGGCGTGGATTACTCCACCTGGGGCTTCTGGCAGAACCACCTGGCTCTGGGCCTCATGACCATCTGCTTCCTCACCATCACTTACATCAAACTGCGCTTCATCAGGAAGTTCACCTAG
- the txk gene encoding tyrosine-protein kinase TXK has translation MMIHSNDSTRSVFCCCCLVQSREISTRMELEGRTTLCFQSRRYPGQACRVDRSRKKLPLPPPEDGEGAGMLSVVAMYDFSAKEDTDLTLKQGEEYVILHKQDQLWWRAQDKHGNKGFIPSNYVTEKNKIEANPWYCKNITRTEAEQLLRQEAKEGGFVVRESSQKGVYTVSVYSKMLSAGGDVRHYQIKMDDTGQFFLAGKHTFSSIPDVIHYHEHNAAGLITRLRYAVGPMGRCAPATAGFSSEKWEINPSELTFMKELGCGQFGVVRLGKWRAQHKVAIKAIREGAMYEEDFIEEAKVMMRLCHPKLVQLYGVCLQQRPLLIVAEFMENGCLLNFLRKKAADLKEAWLLSMCQDVCEGMEYLEAHNFIHRDLAARNCLVDDHNTVKVSDFGMTRYVLDNQYISSIGTKFPVKWSPPEVFHFSKFSSKSDVWSFGVVMWEIYSEGRMPFENLTNQEVVVKITSGNRLYRPHRASKLLYAIMYRCWHEKPQARPSFSELLEDIRKLAENPD, from the exons ATGATGATTCACTCCA ATGATTCGACTCGCTccgtcttctgctgctgctgtttggtccAGAGCAG GGAGATCAGCACCCGGATGGAGCTGGAGGGTCGGACCACGTTGTGCTTCCAGAGCAGACGGTATCCAGGACAGGCCTGTCGG GTCGACAGGTCAAGGAAGAagctgcctcttcctcctcctgaggACGGTGAAGGTGCCGGGATGCTTAGTGTGGTCGCCATGTACGACTTCAGCGCCAAAGAGGACACCGACCTCACACTCAAACAG GGGGAGGAGTATGTCATTCTCCACAAACAGGACCAGCTGTGGTGGAGAGCACAGGACAAACACGG gaaCAAAGGTTTCATTCCAAGCAACTACGTGACGGAGAAAAACAAGATCGAGGCAAACCC GTGGTACTGTAAGAACATCACCAGGACTGAAGCCGAGCAGCTGCTCAGACAGGAG GCCAAAGAAGGTGGTTTTGTGGTGCGAGAGTCGAGTCAGAAAGGTGTCTACACCGTCTCTGTTTACAGCAAGATGTTAAG tgcTGGTGGAGATGTTAGACATTACCAGATCAAAATGGACGACACCGGTCAGTTCTTCttggcaggaaaacacacattcagctcCATCCCTGACGTCATACACTACCATGAACACAACGcagcag gtCTAATCACACGGTTGCGTTACGCTGTGGGACCAATGGGAAGGTGTGCGCCTGCAACGGCAGGATTCAGCtcag AGAAGTGGGAGATCAACCCCAGCGAGCTGACCTTCATGAAGGAGCTGGGCTGCGGTCAGTTCGGCGTGGTGAGGCTCGGGAAGTGGAGGGCGCAGCACAAGGTGGCCATCAAGGCCATCAGAGAGGGCGCCATGTACGAGGAGGACTTCATCGAGGAGGCCAAGGTCATGAT GAGACTCTGCCACCCCAAACTGGTGCAGCTGTACGgggtgtgtctgcagcagcgCCCCCTGCTGATCGTGGCCGAGTTCATGGAGAACGGCTGCCTGctgaacttcctgaggaagaAGGCCGCAGACCTGAAGGAGGCCTGGCTGCTGTCCATGTGTCAGGATGTCTGCGAGGGGATGGAGTACCTGGAGGCCCACAACTTCATCCACAGAGACCTG GCAGCCAGGAACTGTCTGGTTGACGATCACAACACGGTGAAGGTCAGCGACTTCGGGATGACCAG GTACGTCCTGGACAACCAGTACATCAGCTCCATCGGCACCAAGTTCCCAGTGAAGTGGTCTCCGCCGGAGGTCTTCCACTTCAGCAAATTCAGCAGCAAGTCGGACGTCTGGTCCTTCG GCGTCGTGATGTGGGAGATTTACTCGGAGGGCCGGATGCCGTTTGAGAACCTCACCAACCAGGAGGTGGTGGTGAAGATCACCTCGGGGAACCGGCTGTACCGACCTCACCGGGCCTCCAAGCTGCTGTACGCCATCATGTACCGCTGCTGGCACGAG AAGCCGCAGGCTCGGCCATCTTTCTCCGAGCTGCTGGAGGACATCAGAAAACTGGCAGAAAATCCAGattaa
- the tec gene encoding tyrosine-protein kinase Tec isoform X2, with the protein MILTKFHPQLWQEGAWLCCRQAEKQALGCEEYNPYGDISRKPLPPIPGEKHKDRRPAPPVPSPSADIDDIDEDDDDDDDDDEVAVALYDFPGMEPHDLSLVKGCEYVIVDRSDANWFRARNQYGEEGYIPSNYITEKKSGNLEQFVWYSKKVNRNKAQELLRKEDKEGAFIVRDSSTPGTYTVSLYTKTGDVGAVIKHYQIKEKGDSPAQFYLAEKYVFNSIPELIEYHNHNAAGLVARLRYPVREQDKSAPSTAGFSYEKWEINPSELTFMKELGCGQFGVVRLGKWRAQHKVAIKAIREGAMYEEDFIEEAKVMMKLSHPNLVQLYGICSQQRPMYIVTEFMEHGCLLNFLRQRRGSFSLGSLLSICLDVCEGMEHLEAKGFIHRDLASRNCLVNGALVVKVSDFGMARYVLDNQYTSSSGAKFPVKWSPPEVFNFCKYSSMSDVWSFGVLMWEVLTEGQMPFEQHQNHEVVTLVMQGHRLYRPKMAPPSIYDIMQLCWHERPEGRPSFSQLCTLISNSLEADTPPN; encoded by the exons ATGATCCTGACGAAGTTCCACCCCCAGCTCTGGCAGGAAGGGGCGTGGCTTTGCTGTCGCCAGGCGGAAAAACAGGCGCTGGGCTGTGAGGAGTACAACCCGTATGGAGACA TTTCCAGAAAACCTTTACCGCCGATTCCTGGAGAGAAACATAAGGAT cggcggcctgctcctcctgtcccctctccCTCTGCGGACATTGATGACATTGAcgaggatgacgatgatgacgatgacgacgaTGAAGTCGCGGTCGCTCTGTACGACTTCCCAGGAATGGAGCCGCACGACCTCAGTCTGGTCAAAGGATGCGAGTACGTCATCGTCGACAGGAGTGACGCCAACTGGTTCAGGGCGCGAAACCAGTACGG TGAGGAAGGCTACATTCCAAGTAACTACATAACCGAGAAGAAATCAGGAAACCTGGAGCAGTTTGT ctggtACAGTAAAAAAGTCAACAGGAACAAAGCCCAGGAGCTTCTGAGGAAAGAG GACAAAGAAGGAGCCTTCATCGTCAGAGACTCCAGCACCCCGGGGACCTACACCGTCTCTCTCTACACCAAGACCGG GGACGTGGGGGCCGTGATAAAACATTATCAAATCAAGGAGAAAGGAGACTCACCGGCTCAGTTTTATCTGGCTGAGAAATACGTTTTCAACTCCATCCCCGAGCTGATCGAGTACCACAACCACAACGCAGCAG GTCTTGTTGCCAGGTTACGGTATCCCGTCAGAGAACAAGACAAGTCGGCCCCGTCCACTGCCGGGTTCAGCTACG AGAAGTGGGAGATCAACCCCAGCGAGCTGACCTTCATGAAGGAGCTGGGCTGCGGTCAGTTCGGCGTGGTGAGGCTCGGGAAGTGGAGGGCGCAGCACAAGGTGGCCATCAAGGCCATCAGAGAGGGCGCCATGTACGAGGAGGACTTCATCGAGGAGGCCAAGGTCATGAT GAAACTGTCCCACCCGAACCTGGTGCAGCTGTACGGCATCTGCAGTCAGCAGCGTCCCATGTACATCGTCACCGAGTTCATGGAGCATGGCTGCCTGCTCAACTTCCTGCGGCAGCGGAGAGGCAGCTTCAGTCTGGGCTCTCTGTTGAGTATCTGCCTGGACGTCTGCGAGGGGATGGAGCACCTGGAGGCCAAAGGCTTCATCCACCGAGACCTG GCCTCCAGGAACTGCCTGGTGAACGGCGCTCTGGTGGTGAAGGTGTCAGACTTCGGCATGGCCAG ATACGTGTTGGACAACCAGTACACCAGCTCGTCGGGCGCCAAGTTTCCGGTGAAGTGGTCGCCGCCGGAGGTCTTTAACTTCTGCAAATACAGCAGCATGTCGGACGTCTGGTCCTTCG gtgTGTTGATGTGGGAGGTTCTCACCGAGGGCCAGATGCCGTTTGAGCAGCATCAGAACCACGAGGTGGTCACCTTGGTAATGCAGGGTCACCGCCTGTACAGGCCCAAAATGGCCCCGCCCTCCATCTATGACATCATGCAGCTCTGTTGGCACGAG AGGCCGGAGGGGCGTCCATCTTTCTCCCAGCTGTGCACGCTCATCTCCAACTCTTTGGAGGCAGACACCCCCCCAAACTGA
- the LOC115058770 gene encoding cyclin-dependent kinase-like 2, whose product MERYESLGLVGEGSYGAVLKCRHRDSGRLVAIKKFLDSDDDKTVKKIALREIKLLRRLRHGNLVNLLEVWKRRRHWYLVFEFVERTLLEDLEQNPSGLDLNTSRQYLYQILRAAAFCHQQNIIHRDIKPENILISQGGVVKLCDFGFARTVALPAEGIVYTDYVATRWYRAPELLVGDIKYGKPVDVWAVGCLLLEMLTGQPLFPGDSDLDQIYHIVRCFGNLTAHHRELFHRNPVFSGVRLPECSGRVPLQQRFPTVPSAALHLAERCLQMDPESRAQCSELVEDPLFTVDSFHIRFSKELNAKIQKDLRENSILPQITKLSRKEREGTECEVNREKKNKKEEEKVEKTDAKEPPKLFKTVRNTSERLTSARLVAMKSKAGKAPAAESFKSAKTDFPDWSEASPDDRPSKRSFMLHSVDLSTVHSSPPRRPTSRCVDKSRHHGGVYSRPSQQSDVFKASASAQASDKNLMSERSFLSDHCSFANSGGGTVAEKKPGVHFPHLRSSVLPELRKAGKHNRAVTKDRRKHKQLGHNRRTPKHTS is encoded by the exons ATGGAGCGGTACGAGTCTCTGGGCCTGGTCGGGGAGGGAAGTTATGGCGCCGTGCTGAAGTGCCGCCATCGAGACTCCGGCCGCCTCGTCGCCATCAAGAAGTTCTTGGACTCCGACGACGACAAGACGGTGAAGAAGATCGCCCTGAGGGAGATCAAGCTGCTGAGG CGGCTGCGTCACGGGAACCTGGTGAACCTTCTGGAGGTGTGGAAGCGCCGTCGACACTGGTACCTGGTGTTTGAGTTTGTGGAGCGGACGCTTCTGGAGGATCTGGAGCAAAATCCAAGTGGACTGGACCTGAACACCAGTCGGCAATACCTGTACCAGATCCTGAGGGCCGCCGCCTTCTGCCACCAGCAAAAC ATCATCCATCGTGACATCAAACCGGAGAACATCCTCATCTCTCAGGGGGGCGTGGTCAAACTGTGTGATTTCGGCTTCGCCCGGACGGTGGCGCTGCCCGCCGAGGGCATCGTCTACACCGACTACGTGGCCACTCGCTGGTACAGAGCCCCCGAACTGCTGGTGGGGGACATTAAATATGGAAA GCCGGTAGATGTTTGGGCTGTCGGTTGTCTCTTACTGGAGATGTTAACAGGTCAGCCTCTGTTCCCCGGAGactcagacctggaccagaTCTACCACATCGTCAGGTGCTTTG GAAACCTGACGGCTCATCACCGGGAGCTTTTCCACAGGAACCCCGTCTTCTCTGGGGTCAGGTTGCCTGAATGTTCTGGCCGAGTCCCTCTGCAGCAGCGGTTCCCTACAGTCCCATCCGCGGCCCTCCACTTAGCAGAG AGGTGTCTCCAGATGGATCCAGAAAGTCGAGCTCAGTGTTCAGAGCTTGTAGAAGATCCTCTGTTCACAGTGGACTCCTTCCACATCAG GTTTTCAAAGGAGCTGAACGCTAAGATCCAAAAAGACCTCAGAGAAAACTCCATCCTTCCCCAAATCACCAAACTCTCAAGAAAAGAA CGGGAAGGTACCGAATGTGAAGTaaacagggaaaagaaaaacaagaaggaagaagaaaaggtcGAAAAAACAGACGCAAAGGAGCCTCCgaagctttttaaaactgttCGGAATACCTCAGAACGTCTGACGTCCGCCAGACTGGTGGCCATGAAAAGTAAAGCAGGAAAAGCTCCGGCTGCAGAGTCCTTTAAATCAGCTAAAACCGACTTTCCTGATTGGTCAGAAG CGAGTCCAGACGACAGACCTTCAAAGAGAAGCTTCATGCTACACAGTGTGGACCTCAGCACGGTCCATTCCTCTCCACCTCGCCGGCCCACCTCCAG GTGTGTGGACAAGTCAAGGCATCACGGCGGTGTTTACAGTCGACCGAGCCAACAGTCAGACGTCTTTAAAGCATCAGCAAGCGCACAG GCGTCAGACAAGAATCTGATGAGCGAACGCTCCTTCCTGTCCGATCACTGTAGCTTTGCTAACAGCGGGGGCGGCACTGTGGCCGAAAAGAAGCCAGGCGTCCATTTCCCACATCTGAGAAGTTCGGTTCTGCCAGAACTCAGAAAAGCTG gaaaacacaacagagccGTCACAAAAGACcggaggaaacacaaacagctgggaCACAACAGACGCACACCTAAACACACATCCTAA
- the ppm1ka gene encoding protein phosphatase 1K, mitochondrial isoform X1, whose product MSSTVLLSLLRGSRSLLTRRPPSETSPCCPVQVGGALFGLVAVRKANGSARFDSDGSGRPVTWDSFGIWDNKIEEPVLLPSSIRYGKPIPQLSLSRVGSASVVGLRKQNEDRLRFARIHDNLLYFAVFDGHGGPHAADYCYTFMEKFIRDALEDEDDLERVLKKAFLDADRALHTHLSYFNNASFLKAGTTATVALLRDGVELAVGSVGDSRAMLCRKGRATKLTKDHTPDHEDETRRIQKFGGFVTWNSIGQANVNGRLAMTRSIGDFHLKDNGVIAEPDTQRLTVHHASDSFLALTTDGINFLLNDQEICDLVNQCHDPTEAADVIAQQALQYGSEDNSTIVVVPFGAWGKYQSSTAAYSISRNFASTGRWA is encoded by the exons ATGTCGTCCACAGTCCTGCTGAGTCTGCTGCGTGGCAGTCGCTCCCTCCTCACCAGAAGGCCGCCGTCAGAAACCAGCCCG TGTTGCCCCGTGCAGGTGGGCGGAGCTCTGTTCGGGCTGGTCGCTGTGCGCAAGGCGAACGGGTCAGCCCGTTTCGACAGTGATGGCAGCGGCCGGCCGGTGACTTGGGACTCCTTTGGGATCTGGGACAACAAGATAGAGGAACCGGTCCTGCTGCCCTCCAGCATCAGATATGGAAAACCGATCCctcag CTCAGCCTTTCTCGGGTTGGCAGTGCGTCTGTTGTGGGTCTGAGGAAGCAGAACGAGGACCGCCTCCGTTTTGCTCGTATCCATGACAACCTGCTGTACTTCGCCGTGTTCGATGGCCACGGCGGGCCGCACGCCGCTGACTACTGCTACACCTTCATGGAGAAATTCATCAG AGACGCTCTGGAGGACGAAGACGACCTGGAGAGAGTCTTAAAGAAAGCCTTCTTAGATGCTGACAGagctctgcacacacacctgagcTACTTCAACAACG cctccttcCTGAAGGCCGGCACCACGGCAACCGTCGCTTTGCTACGTGATGGCGTGGAGCTGGCGGTCGGGAGCGTCGGAGACAGCCGGGCGATGCTGTGCAGGAAGGGGCGGGCCACCAAACTCACCAAAGACCACACCCCTGACCACGAGGACGAGACCCGGCG GATCCAGAAGTTCGGCGGCTTCGTGACGTGGAACAGCATCGGTCAGGCCAACGTGAACGGCCGGCTCGCCATGACACGCAGCATCGGAGACTTCCACCTCAAAGACAACGGCGTCATCGCTGAGCCGGACACGCAACGGCTGACT GTCCACCATGCCAGCGACTCCTTCCTCGCTCTGACCACCGACGGCATCAACTTCCTGCTGAACGACCAGGAGATCTGCGACTTGGTCAACCAGTGTCACGACCCCACGGAGGCCGCAGACGTCATCGCCCAGCAG GCGCTGCAGTACGGCTCCGAGGACAACAGCACCATCGTCGTCGTCCCCTTCGGCGCCTGGGGGAAATACCAGAGCTCCACCGCCGCCTACAGCATCAGCAGAAACTTTGCTTCAACTGGGAGATGGGCATga
- the ppm1ka gene encoding protein phosphatase 1K, mitochondrial isoform X2, with protein MSSTVLLSLLRGSRSLLTRRPPSETSPVGGALFGLVAVRKANGSARFDSDGSGRPVTWDSFGIWDNKIEEPVLLPSSIRYGKPIPQLSLSRVGSASVVGLRKQNEDRLRFARIHDNLLYFAVFDGHGGPHAADYCYTFMEKFIRDALEDEDDLERVLKKAFLDADRALHTHLSYFNNASFLKAGTTATVALLRDGVELAVGSVGDSRAMLCRKGRATKLTKDHTPDHEDETRRIQKFGGFVTWNSIGQANVNGRLAMTRSIGDFHLKDNGVIAEPDTQRLTVHHASDSFLALTTDGINFLLNDQEICDLVNQCHDPTEAADVIAQQALQYGSEDNSTIVVVPFGAWGKYQSSTAAYSISRNFASTGRWA; from the exons ATGTCGTCCACAGTCCTGCTGAGTCTGCTGCGTGGCAGTCGCTCCCTCCTCACCAGAAGGCCGCCGTCAGAAACCAGCCCG GTGGGCGGAGCTCTGTTCGGGCTGGTCGCTGTGCGCAAGGCGAACGGGTCAGCCCGTTTCGACAGTGATGGCAGCGGCCGGCCGGTGACTTGGGACTCCTTTGGGATCTGGGACAACAAGATAGAGGAACCGGTCCTGCTGCCCTCCAGCATCAGATATGGAAAACCGATCCctcag CTCAGCCTTTCTCGGGTTGGCAGTGCGTCTGTTGTGGGTCTGAGGAAGCAGAACGAGGACCGCCTCCGTTTTGCTCGTATCCATGACAACCTGCTGTACTTCGCCGTGTTCGATGGCCACGGCGGGCCGCACGCCGCTGACTACTGCTACACCTTCATGGAGAAATTCATCAG AGACGCTCTGGAGGACGAAGACGACCTGGAGAGAGTCTTAAAGAAAGCCTTCTTAGATGCTGACAGagctctgcacacacacctgagcTACTTCAACAACG cctccttcCTGAAGGCCGGCACCACGGCAACCGTCGCTTTGCTACGTGATGGCGTGGAGCTGGCGGTCGGGAGCGTCGGAGACAGCCGGGCGATGCTGTGCAGGAAGGGGCGGGCCACCAAACTCACCAAAGACCACACCCCTGACCACGAGGACGAGACCCGGCG GATCCAGAAGTTCGGCGGCTTCGTGACGTGGAACAGCATCGGTCAGGCCAACGTGAACGGCCGGCTCGCCATGACACGCAGCATCGGAGACTTCCACCTCAAAGACAACGGCGTCATCGCTGAGCCGGACACGCAACGGCTGACT GTCCACCATGCCAGCGACTCCTTCCTCGCTCTGACCACCGACGGCATCAACTTCCTGCTGAACGACCAGGAGATCTGCGACTTGGTCAACCAGTGTCACGACCCCACGGAGGCCGCAGACGTCATCGCCCAGCAG GCGCTGCAGTACGGCTCCGAGGACAACAGCACCATCGTCGTCGTCCCCTTCGGCGCCTGGGGGAAATACCAGAGCTCCACCGCCGCCTACAGCATCAGCAGAAACTTTGCTTCAACTGGGAGATGGGCATga
- the tec gene encoding tyrosine-protein kinase Tec isoform X1, with protein MSTEILLEGTLIKRSQQKKRTSPLNYKERLFVLTRGQLTYYEGKAEKKFRRGSIELSRIRCVEIVKNGGEIIPCQNKYPFQVVYDTNTLYVFAPSHDSRSLWVQSLKEEIKDNPMILTKFHPQLWQEGAWLCCRQAEKQALGCEEYNPYGDISRKPLPPIPGEKHKDRRPAPPVPSPSADIDDIDEDDDDDDDDDEVAVALYDFPGMEPHDLSLVKGCEYVIVDRSDANWFRARNQYGEEGYIPSNYITEKKSGNLEQFVWYSKKVNRNKAQELLRKEDKEGAFIVRDSSTPGTYTVSLYTKTGDVGAVIKHYQIKEKGDSPAQFYLAEKYVFNSIPELIEYHNHNAAGLVARLRYPVREQDKSAPSTAGFSYEKWEINPSELTFMKELGCGQFGVVRLGKWRAQHKVAIKAIREGAMYEEDFIEEAKVMMKLSHPNLVQLYGICSQQRPMYIVTEFMEHGCLLNFLRQRRGSFSLGSLLSICLDVCEGMEHLEAKGFIHRDLASRNCLVNGALVVKVSDFGMARYVLDNQYTSSSGAKFPVKWSPPEVFNFCKYSSMSDVWSFGVLMWEVLTEGQMPFEQHQNHEVVTLVMQGHRLYRPKMAPPSIYDIMQLCWHERPEGRPSFSQLCTLISNSLEADTPPN; from the exons ATGAGCACAGAGATTCTATTGGAGGGGACGCTGATTAAACGTTcgcagcagaaaaaaaggacGTCGCCGCTGAACTACAAGGAGAGACTGTTTGTCCTCACCAGAGGTCAGCTGACCTACTACGAAGGGAAAGCAgag AAGAAGTTCAGGAGAGGATCGATCGAGCTGAGTCGAATCCGATGTGTGGAAATAGTCAAGAATGGAGGCGAGATCATTCCCTGCCAGAACAAATACCCTTTTCAG gtggtTTATGACACCAACACGCTCTACGTTTTCGCTCCGAGTCACGACAGCAGGAGTCTCTGGGTCCAGAGTCTGAAGGAGG aaatcaAAGACAACCCAATGATCCTGACGAAGTTCCACCCCCAGCTCTGGCAGGAAGGGGCGTGGCTTTGCTGTCGCCAGGCGGAAAAACAGGCGCTGGGCTGTGAGGAGTACAACCCGTATGGAGACA TTTCCAGAAAACCTTTACCGCCGATTCCTGGAGAGAAACATAAGGAT cggcggcctgctcctcctgtcccctctccCTCTGCGGACATTGATGACATTGAcgaggatgacgatgatgacgatgacgacgaTGAAGTCGCGGTCGCTCTGTACGACTTCCCAGGAATGGAGCCGCACGACCTCAGTCTGGTCAAAGGATGCGAGTACGTCATCGTCGACAGGAGTGACGCCAACTGGTTCAGGGCGCGAAACCAGTACGG TGAGGAAGGCTACATTCCAAGTAACTACATAACCGAGAAGAAATCAGGAAACCTGGAGCAGTTTGT ctggtACAGTAAAAAAGTCAACAGGAACAAAGCCCAGGAGCTTCTGAGGAAAGAG GACAAAGAAGGAGCCTTCATCGTCAGAGACTCCAGCACCCCGGGGACCTACACCGTCTCTCTCTACACCAAGACCGG GGACGTGGGGGCCGTGATAAAACATTATCAAATCAAGGAGAAAGGAGACTCACCGGCTCAGTTTTATCTGGCTGAGAAATACGTTTTCAACTCCATCCCCGAGCTGATCGAGTACCACAACCACAACGCAGCAG GTCTTGTTGCCAGGTTACGGTATCCCGTCAGAGAACAAGACAAGTCGGCCCCGTCCACTGCCGGGTTCAGCTACG AGAAGTGGGAGATCAACCCCAGCGAGCTGACCTTCATGAAGGAGCTGGGCTGCGGTCAGTTCGGCGTGGTGAGGCTCGGGAAGTGGAGGGCGCAGCACAAGGTGGCCATCAAGGCCATCAGAGAGGGCGCCATGTACGAGGAGGACTTCATCGAGGAGGCCAAGGTCATGAT GAAACTGTCCCACCCGAACCTGGTGCAGCTGTACGGCATCTGCAGTCAGCAGCGTCCCATGTACATCGTCACCGAGTTCATGGAGCATGGCTGCCTGCTCAACTTCCTGCGGCAGCGGAGAGGCAGCTTCAGTCTGGGCTCTCTGTTGAGTATCTGCCTGGACGTCTGCGAGGGGATGGAGCACCTGGAGGCCAAAGGCTTCATCCACCGAGACCTG GCCTCCAGGAACTGCCTGGTGAACGGCGCTCTGGTGGTGAAGGTGTCAGACTTCGGCATGGCCAG ATACGTGTTGGACAACCAGTACACCAGCTCGTCGGGCGCCAAGTTTCCGGTGAAGTGGTCGCCGCCGGAGGTCTTTAACTTCTGCAAATACAGCAGCATGTCGGACGTCTGGTCCTTCG gtgTGTTGATGTGGGAGGTTCTCACCGAGGGCCAGATGCCGTTTGAGCAGCATCAGAACCACGAGGTGGTCACCTTGGTAATGCAGGGTCACCGCCTGTACAGGCCCAAAATGGCCCCGCCCTCCATCTATGACATCATGCAGCTCTGTTGGCACGAG AGGCCGGAGGGGCGTCCATCTTTCTCCCAGCTGTGCACGCTCATCTCCAACTCTTTGGAGGCAGACACCCCCCCAAACTGA